A window from Culex pipiens pallens isolate TS chromosome 3, TS_CPP_V2, whole genome shotgun sequence encodes these proteins:
- the LOC120423775 gene encoding vacuolar protein sorting-associated protein 28 homolog: MQENRPELYEEVKLYRHAREREKYDNMADLFALMSTLQNLEKAYIRDCVTPQEYTAACSKLLVQYKVAFKLVQGDEYPSIETFVKKFRLDCPAALERIREDRPITIRDDKGNTSKCIADIVSMFITLMDKLRLDIRAMDELQPELRDLLDTMNRLSLIPDSFEGKEKVGTWLGTLNSMQVSDELSEAQVRQLLFDLESSYAAFNNLLHST, translated from the coding sequence ATGCAGGAAAACCGCCCGGAGCTGTACGAGGAGGTCAAGCTGTACCGGCACGCCCGCGAGCGCGAAAAGTACGACAACATGGCGGATCTGTTCGCGCTCATGTCCACGCTGCAGAACCTGGAAAAGGCGTACATCCGGGACTGCGTGACGCCGCAGGAGTACACGGCCGCCTGCTCGAAGCTGCTCGTCCAGTACAAGGTCGCGTTCAAGCTGGTCCAGGGCGACGAGTACCCGTCGATCGAAACGTTCGTCAAAAAGTTCCGCCTGGACTGCCCGGCCGCGCTGGAGCGAATTCGCGAAGATCGCCCCATCACGATTCGGGACGACAAGGGCAACACGAGCAAGTGCATCGCCGACATCGTGTCCATGTTCATCACGCTGATGGACAAACTGCGGCTGGACATTCGGGCGATGGACGAGCTGCAGCCCGAGTTGCGCGATCTGCTGGACACGATGAACCGGCTGTCGCTCATTCCGGACAGCTTCGAGGGCAAGGAGAAGGTCGGAACGTGGCTGGGAACGCTCAACTCGATGCAGGTCTCGGACGAGCTGTCCGAGGCGCAGGTGCGGCAGCTGCTGTTTGATCTGGAATCGTCGTACGCGGCGTTTAACAATTTGCTGCATTCGACATAA
- the LOC120423774 gene encoding uncharacterized protein LOC120423774 yields the protein MAKMLAYYSLCPINDVAEFLGLSRDVNAGCAINTLGRNIVQVVKLSNQKLQHSWTSLERLSSKVVYDFRSGRYVGVFGGRYVRCWPADQADINKVKKVKFYRTIAQLYAVATGQVLVLYDDGSCESLESAVDTRNEDRKAPEQIERGVPIVDAARESIVDVCTVALDSGRLVLGYFVRDGESGAMTLHYCLLAEESLKPLRFRKVRLERAEQKVHLVGQSLVEGGGSVSLITIWSDKRIFTKTLTFDSDGSSGDDHSIGNFISILNMINTSQPLSMVGISRDYIAIYANNLNQDGASLLLYNVQFKVVQAKQFFKVFFSNSRFWLVENHLLLAFGQTLAVVPYKISKEQLSDMVGTQKGAEVRNYVDNESINEDCDFNEGYGFVGDLKDVSEGEESEGEDEGPEVVYKLFESVGRFEETLQEAYKSDLMVETVRDEGLPEDVISMRLMSNVDCSVGPLLFSESFELLASELEKHGFCEMEITEKIIPLMIQAGASLDIGKCLKRYSTVSERSLVSALKYALGCQEKKTPPKATIPDVEQLLEKVSGSKLPTVSEEQPTSFILEDQSPQPIVDLLNIILSCSVHRTLILPLLRKEIDLSSVLALLDHLLFLLTDPVATLAETPANADTFDSDEQVIAWATLLIDSHYQQIVLSRDAEVKRRLLVWAAVVKRHAEALDELKALAPTIQRLVAGKHNQGGSQQNRWYSVETVQLY from the exons ATGGCGAAAATGCTAGCGTACTACAGTTTGTGCCCGATCAACGATGTGGCCGAGTTTTTGGGTCTTTCGCGCGACGTGAACGCCGGCTGCGCCATCAACACCCTCGGCCGGAACATAGTCCAGGTGGTGAAG TTGAGCAACCAGAAGCTGCAGCACAGCTGGACCTCGCTCGAGCGGCTCTCCAGCAAGGTGGTGTACGACTTCCGGTCGGGGCGGTACGTCGGTGTGTTTGGCGGCCGGTACGTGCGCTGCTGGCCCGCGGACCAGGCCGACATCAACAAGGTGAAGAAGGTCAAGTTTTACCGCACCATCGCGCAGCTGTACGCGGTCGCCACCGGGCAGGTGCTGGTGCTGTACGACGACGGGAGCTGCGAGTCGCTGGAGAGTGCCGTGGACACGCGCAACGAGGACCGCAAGGCGCCGGAGCAGATCGAGCGCGGCGTGCCGATCGTGGATGCGGCGCGGGAGAGCATCGTGGACGTGTGTACGGTGGCGCTGGACAGCGGCCGGCTGGTGCTGGGGTACTTTGTGCGGGACGGCGAGAGTGGGGCGATGACGTTGCACTATTGTCTGCTGGCGGAGGAGAGTTTGAAGCCGCTGCGTTTCCGGAAGGTTAGGCTGGAGAGGGCCGAGCAGAAGGTGCACCTGGTGGGGCAGAGCTTGGTGGAGGGCGGGGGGAGCGTTTCGTTGATTACGATTT GGTCCGACAAGCGCATCTTCACCAAGACCCTAACCTTCGACTCGGACGGCTCGTCCGGCGACGACCACTCGATCGGCAACTTTATCTCGATCCTGAACATGATCAACACGTCGCAACCGCTCTCGATGGTGGGCATCAGCCGGGATTACATCGCGATCTACGCGAACAATCTGAACCAGGACGGCGCTTCGTTGCTGCTGTACAACGTGCAGTTCAAGGTGGTGCAGGCGAAGCAGTTCTTCAAGGTGTTCTTCAGCAATTCGCGCTTCTGGCTGGTGGAGAACCATCTGCTGTTGGCGTTCGGGCAGACGCTGGCCGTGGTGCCGTACAAGATCAGCAAGGAGCAGCTGTCGGATATGGTGGGGACGCAGAAGGGCGCGGAGGTGCGGAACTACGTGGACAACGAGAGCATTAATGAGGATTGCGATTTTAACGAGGGTTATGGCTTTGTTGGGGATTTGAAGGATGTTAGTGAGGGTGAGGAGAGTGAAGGGGAAGATGAGGGTCCGGAAGTGGTCTACAAGCTGTTTGAAAGTGTCGGGCGATTCGAGGAGACGCTGCAGGAGGCGTACAAGAGCGATTTGATGGTTGAGACCGTTCGGGATGAGGGTTTGCCGGAGGACGTGATCTCGATGCGGTTGATGTCGAACGTTGATTGTTCGGTTGGACCGTTGCTGTTCAGTGAGTCGTTTGAGTTGTTGGCCAGCGAGCTGGAGAAGCACGGCTTTTGTGAGATGGAGATAACGGAGAAGATTATTCCGTTGATGATCCAGGCTGGCGCCTCGCTTGACATTGGAAAGTGTCTCAAGCGGTACAGCACCGTATCCGAGCGGAGCTTGGTGTCCGCGCTGAAGTACGCCCTTGGCTGCCAGGAGAAGAAGACGCCTCCAAAGGCGACAATCCCGGACGTTGAACAATTGTTAGAGAAGGTTTCCGGCAGCAAGCTTCCAACAGTGTCTGAAGAGCAACCAACCTCGTTCATCCTGGAAGATCAATCCCCGCAACCCATCGTCGACCTGCTCAACATCATCCTTTCCTGCAGCGTCCACCGCACGCTGATCCTCCCCCTGCTCCGCAAAGAAATCGACCTCAGCTCAGTGCTCGCCCTGCTCGACCATCTGCTCTTCCTGCTAACCGACCCGGTCGCCACCCTCGCGGAAACTCCCGCCAACGCCGACACCTTCGACAGCGACGAACAGGTCATCGCGTGGGCCACCCTGCTCATCGACTCGCACTACCAGCAGATCGTTCTTTCGCGGGACGCCGAGGTGAAGCGCCGGCTGCTGGTTTGGGCCGCCGTGGTGAAACGCCACGCGGAAGCTTTGGACGAGCTGAAGGCCCTTGCGCCGACGATTCAGCGACTGGTCGCGGGGAAGCACAACCAGGGCGGAAGTCAGCAGAATCGATGGTACAGCGTTGAAACGGTGCAGTTGTATTGA
- the LOC120423776 gene encoding UPF0389 protein CG9231 encodes MSFISTSCNLARLAGRQLRAGGTGLLQSRASSSVEPSKEAPPKSPAAASGSAANIGARTHAPNNFEKRLLVFTKKYKSTDDIPPLINQDVMERCRNQVRIKIANYMMLATAIGCVIMIMSGKRAQERGETVQKMNLDWHKEYNEKAKQEDAAAAASAKN; translated from the exons ATGAGTTTCATCAGCACATCATGCAATTTGGCACGTCTCGCCGGTCGTCAGCTGAGAGCCGGCGGCACGGGACTCCTCCAAAGCCGAGCCAGCAGCTCGGTTGAACCGTCGAAGGAGGCACCCCCAAAGAGTCCGGCGGCGGCTTCCGGTTCTGCGGCCAACATTGGGGCGCGCACGCACGCCCCCAACAACTTTGAGAAGCGACTGCTGGTGTTTACGAAAAAGTACAAATCCACCGACGATATTCCGCCGCTGATCAA CCAGGACGTGATGGAGCGGTGCCGCAACCAGGTGCGCATCAAGATCGCCAACTACATGATGCTGGCGACCGCGATCGGGTGTGTCATTATGATCATGAGCGGCAAGCGCGCCCAGGAGCGCGGCGAAACGGTACAGAAGATGAACCTGGACTGGCACAAGGAGTACAACGAGAAGGCGAAGCAGGAGGACGCGGCCGCGGCGGCTTCCGCGAAGAATTAG